The following is a genomic window from Miscanthus floridulus cultivar M001 chromosome 14, ASM1932011v1, whole genome shotgun sequence.
TAATCTTCACGATCAACGCTAATCATGTTGCTAATCCTGTCCTATGATTACTAGTAGTTAGCTGTCGTCATTGCTAATCGTTTCAATTTGTTTTTGGTTTGTCGTTGCTATGTGCAGGTGAGGTACACAACAGGGGTGTGGCAGTTCGAGGGCTACGGGTACGTGCCGGCGGGGACCTCCGGCGTGTCGGTGATGCAGGTGTTCGGCGCGTCGGGGCGGAACACGACGCTGATGTTGCACGTGTACGGCGGCTGGCTCATGTACTACCACGACGAGGCGCGCGTTGTCGACGCTTCCATCTACGACCGCTGGTTCCGGCTCAACGTGGTGCACGACGTCGGCACGGGGGCGCTCACCGTGTTCGTCGACGGCGAGGAGCGGCTCGCCGTCGCGGGACATGGCGGGTACCGCCACTACTTCAAGTTCGGGGTGTACACGCAGACGGACCCCTCGCACTACATGGAGTCCCGGTGGAGGGACGTCAAGGTCTACACCAAACTCGGTTGAGGTTCAGGCTGAAGAACAGAGATCAAATCAGTGAACCTGAATAAAAGATTTGGATTGGACATAGACATTAGTTGTTTATTTATCGATAGATTTCTGATGTGATTTCGTCTGAACTGAATTCATCTAGCAGCAATGACTGCAACATTACATTTGGAAGAACAGGTTTAAAATGTCATCAGGCAATACATGGGAATGGGATGGGTACGAATTACAGAAACGGTCATCTAGCTGGCCTGACTCCTGAGAGTAGTGTAGTAAGTACAGTTCTTAGTACATCGATCAACTGTTGGACCAAATTAGTACAGTAACGTTTTTAATTagcagaagaagaagacaaataaaaagaagatttttgaagaggaaaaaaaaagagtgtctacccaacaaccatgtgtttcaGTACAAGCTAGCACATGGTCGTTGGTTGCTTGCATAACATATGATTTCAAACAAAGAAGAAACCATGTGTTTTAACACaagctagcacatggttgttggtTGCTTGCATAACACATGATTTCCAACAGAGAAGAAATTATGTGTTTTAGCACAAGGTGGCACACGTTTGTTGCCTGCCTCTAAAACAATAGATTTTTACAAAACATGTCTAGTTAGAAGCTCCCTGGTACACGTCTCATGTACCTTGTCCCTTTAGACCCAGGATGACATGTCCTTTCATTGTTGAAAATAGTCTCTTCAAGCATCACAAGGGCGATATTCCATCAGGCAGCAGCATGAAGAGAAGAAGCGCCACACATCCTGCAAGATAATCAGTTCACAGATGCATAGTTTAAGAAGAAGGTCCAAGTACAGAACAAAATGCTCCAAAGTTGGTAGCTATCAACACCCTAAACTGAATATCTATGCATTTAGCTGTCATAGCTGAACTAAACATATGCACGGAATGAAGAATATTTAGCATTTTAGCAACCATCGTATCTTTACTGATCTAAGACAAGTAAG
Proteins encoded in this region:
- the LOC136502664 gene encoding citrate-binding protein-like, producing MAPASSLPWPLLLLFIVLVSWCGQCSAGVDPTLGFIAVNLTEDRFKLHHPYDLPPEQRYEFRDGVRRMWVYCTDKPLSPGSPTKPRSEILLNVRYTTGVWQFEGYGYVPAGTSGVSVMQVFGASGRNTTLMLHVYGGWLMYYHDEARVVDASIYDRWFRLNVVHDVGTGALTVFVDGEERLAVAGHGGYRHYFKFGVYTQTDPSHYMESRWRDVKVYTKLG